The following coding sequences lie in one Kribbella sp. NBC_00709 genomic window:
- a CDS encoding amphi-Trp domain-containing protein gives MDLIEVKEKESMSREAAAARLHTLADMLAKENDVEFDRGGMRVKVHVPDEVHLKLEFELGDDGSELEIELTW, from the coding sequence ATGGACCTGATCGAGGTCAAAGAGAAAGAGTCGATGAGCCGGGAGGCTGCGGCAGCCCGCCTGCATACTCTCGCGGACATGCTCGCCAAGGAGAACGACGTCGAGTTCGACCGCGGCGGCATGCGGGTCAAGGTGCACGTGCCGGACGAGGTGCATCTCAAGCTCGAGTTCGAGCTCGGAGACGACGGGAGCGAGCTCGAGATCGAGCTCACGTGGTGA
- a CDS encoding diacylglycerol/lipid kinase family protein, translated as MRRRVAAVVALVVGAATLVLGVVVSVSQFPRGLGVLTCVVIAAVAAWYGVLRRGIARLAGLYVAGLALAGAVIFIIVGGKFGVDLLVLVGLLVTLAATRASFAAHVDLPRATAPQHPVLFYNPKSGGGKAARFAIAKEARDRGIEPIELKLGDELETLVRGAVARGADGLAMAGGDGSQAIVAAVAAELSLPYACIPAGTRNHFALDLGVDRDDVVGALDAFVDGGERLVDLAEVNGRVFVNNVSLGLYAEAVQRTGYRNAKIRTILDTVPDALGDSGSDLDMRWTGPGGHDHRGGAAVLVSNNRYRLGRAVGSGTRPRIDDGLLGITVMGAPADADQHRLQRPWREWTAPTFEVEADRPLPAGVDGEALVLDAPLRFEIRPGVLRVRIAHQHPGSSPSATVPEGLRAGLVELVRIVVGRDRDSATFNR; from the coding sequence GTGAGGCGGCGGGTTGCGGCGGTTGTGGCGCTGGTGGTGGGGGCGGCGACGCTCGTGCTCGGCGTGGTGGTTTCTGTGAGTCAGTTCCCGCGTGGGCTCGGTGTGCTGACCTGTGTGGTGATCGCTGCGGTGGCGGCCTGGTACGGCGTGTTGCGACGGGGGATCGCGCGCTTGGCCGGGTTGTACGTGGCCGGTCTGGCGCTCGCCGGTGCGGTGATCTTCATCATCGTGGGTGGGAAGTTCGGCGTGGATCTTCTGGTCCTGGTGGGGCTCCTGGTCACTCTGGCGGCAACGCGTGCCAGCTTTGCCGCCCATGTGGATCTGCCGCGTGCGACGGCGCCTCAGCATCCGGTGCTGTTCTACAACCCGAAGTCCGGCGGCGGAAAGGCGGCACGTTTCGCCATCGCCAAGGAGGCACGCGATCGCGGCATCGAGCCGATCGAGCTGAAGCTTGGCGACGAGCTCGAAACCCTCGTTCGCGGAGCGGTCGCGCGCGGCGCCGACGGGCTCGCGATGGCGGGTGGGGACGGCTCGCAGGCGATCGTTGCCGCGGTCGCTGCTGAGCTGTCCCTGCCGTATGCCTGTATTCCGGCCGGCACCCGCAACCACTTCGCGCTCGATCTCGGGGTCGACCGTGACGACGTGGTCGGTGCTCTGGATGCCTTCGTCGACGGCGGCGAGCGGTTGGTGGACCTCGCCGAGGTCAACGGCCGCGTGTTCGTCAACAACGTGTCGCTCGGCCTGTACGCCGAAGCAGTCCAGCGCACGGGCTACCGCAATGCCAAGATCCGGACCATCCTCGACACGGTGCCCGACGCGCTGGGCGACAGTGGCAGTGACTTGGACATGCGCTGGACGGGCCCGGGCGGTCACGACCATCGCGGCGGCGCCGCCGTACTCGTGTCCAACAACCGCTACCGCCTCGGCCGTGCGGTCGGATCCGGCACCCGTCCCCGCATCGACGACGGCCTGCTCGGTATCACCGTCATGGGCGCACCCGCGGATGCCGATCAGCACCGCCTTCAGCGTCCCTGGCGCGAGTGGACCGCTCCGACCTTCGAGGTCGAGGCCGATCGCCCGCTGCCGGCCGGCGTCGACGGAGAGGCACTCGTCCTCGACGCGCCGCTGCGGTTCGAGATCCGGCCCGGAGTTCTCCGCGTCCGGATCGCCCACCAGCACCCGGGCTCATCGCCGTCGGCGACCGTTCCCGAGGGCCTCCGTGCCGGGCTCGTCGAGCTGGTGCGGATCGTCGTCGGCCGGGACCGGGATTCAGCCACCTTCAATCGCTAG
- a CDS encoding arylsulfatase: MAIEEYQEGRQFTGVVGRTTDESSPAWPTPTRATKGTPNVVFVVMDDTGFGQLGCFGSPIETPNFDRLAANGLRFTNMHTTALCSPSRSCIVTGRNHHSNGMAAITEVSTGYPGYNGSIPFENGMLSEMLVDQGFSTFMVGKWHLTPSNQETATGPYTRWPLGRGFERFYGFLGGDTSQWYPDLVYDNHSVDPPRTPEQGYHLSEDLVDKAIEFIADSKQIDPVKPFYLHLCFGATHAPHHAPKEWADKYAGAFDDGWDAYREKVFARQKELGIMPATATLSRHDPDVPDWEAQSAGARKLFGRMMEVFAGFLSHTDHQLGRLLDFLREQGELDNTIVMMISDNGASAEGGPTGTTNEAQFFNNAQESLEDSLSVIDEIGGPKHFNHYPWGWTWAGNTPFRRWKRETYRGGSCDPFIVSWPTRVNARGEVRNQYAHIIDMVPTVLDLLDIEPPATIRGVTQAPLHGVSFAHALDDAAAASKHHTQYFEMFGHRAIDHDGWRAVCPWPGPSFAEAEAAFGDPISSTRLSQLDATGWELYHVAEDPAETNNVAADNQGRLIAMIGTWYAEAGKHGVMPIDGSVLARLIAEKPLIAPARDQYTMRPNTQPIPFFAGPRVLNRPHSITAFVEIPRGGAEGVLLSQGTSAGGYSLFIKDGLLHYVHNYVGRELFRVSSSELVPTGEHELRFEFEPTDKPDLPNGKGSPGHLQLYIDGALVAAADAAVTTPFVFNPGNLTCGANPGSPVTPEYATPFKFTGTLHKVTVDVSGDLIEDPESELRVHLARQ; this comes from the coding sequence ATGGCGATCGAGGAGTATCAGGAAGGACGCCAGTTCACCGGCGTGGTGGGACGAACGACCGATGAGTCGAGCCCCGCCTGGCCGACTCCGACGCGGGCCACGAAGGGCACCCCGAACGTGGTGTTCGTGGTCATGGACGACACCGGTTTCGGGCAGCTCGGCTGCTTCGGAAGCCCGATCGAGACCCCGAACTTCGACCGGCTGGCCGCCAACGGGCTGCGGTTCACCAACATGCACACCACCGCGCTGTGCTCGCCCAGCCGATCCTGCATCGTCACCGGACGGAACCACCACAGCAACGGCATGGCTGCGATCACCGAGGTCTCGACGGGATATCCCGGGTACAACGGGAGCATCCCGTTCGAGAACGGAATGCTCTCGGAGATGCTGGTGGACCAGGGCTTCAGCACGTTCATGGTCGGCAAGTGGCATCTGACACCGAGCAACCAGGAGACGGCGACGGGCCCGTACACCCGATGGCCGCTGGGGCGCGGCTTCGAGCGTTTCTACGGCTTTCTCGGCGGCGACACGAGTCAGTGGTATCCGGACCTCGTGTACGACAACCACAGTGTCGATCCGCCACGCACACCGGAGCAGGGCTACCACTTGAGCGAGGATCTGGTCGACAAGGCGATCGAATTCATTGCCGACAGCAAGCAGATCGACCCGGTCAAGCCGTTCTACCTGCACCTGTGCTTCGGTGCGACGCACGCGCCGCACCATGCGCCGAAGGAGTGGGCGGACAAGTACGCCGGGGCCTTCGACGACGGTTGGGACGCCTATCGGGAGAAGGTCTTCGCGCGGCAGAAGGAACTCGGCATCATGCCCGCCACTGCCACGTTGTCGCGCCACGATCCCGACGTACCGGACTGGGAGGCTCAGTCGGCCGGGGCGCGCAAGCTGTTCGGCCGGATGATGGAAGTGTTCGCAGGATTCCTCAGCCACACCGACCACCAGCTCGGCAGGCTGCTCGACTTCCTGCGTGAGCAAGGCGAGCTGGACAACACGATCGTGATGATGATCTCCGACAACGGGGCGAGCGCCGAAGGCGGTCCGACCGGGACCACGAACGAGGCACAGTTCTTCAACAATGCCCAGGAATCGCTCGAGGACAGCCTCAGTGTCATCGACGAGATCGGCGGCCCCAAGCACTTCAACCACTACCCGTGGGGATGGACCTGGGCGGGTAACACCCCGTTCCGGCGCTGGAAGCGGGAAACCTACCGGGGTGGCTCCTGTGATCCGTTCATCGTGTCGTGGCCGACCCGCGTGAACGCGAGAGGCGAGGTACGCAACCAGTACGCCCACATCATCGACATGGTCCCGACCGTCCTGGACCTCCTCGACATCGAGCCGCCCGCCACGATCCGGGGTGTCACACAGGCGCCTCTGCACGGCGTCAGCTTCGCTCATGCCCTCGACGACGCCGCGGCCGCCAGCAAGCATCACACGCAGTACTTCGAGATGTTCGGTCACCGGGCCATCGACCACGACGGCTGGCGGGCAGTCTGCCCGTGGCCAGGCCCCTCCTTCGCCGAAGCCGAGGCGGCCTTCGGCGATCCGATCAGCTCGACCCGACTGTCCCAGCTCGACGCAACGGGCTGGGAGCTCTACCACGTGGCAGAAGACCCCGCGGAGACCAACAATGTTGCCGCAGACAACCAAGGTCGGCTGATCGCAATGATCGGAACTTGGTACGCCGAAGCCGGGAAGCATGGTGTCATGCCGATCGACGGGAGCGTACTGGCACGTCTGATCGCCGAGAAACCGCTGATCGCGCCGGCGCGTGATCAGTACACGATGAGGCCGAACACGCAGCCGATTCCGTTCTTCGCCGGCCCGCGGGTGCTGAACCGGCCGCACAGCATCACGGCCTTCGTCGAGATCCCCCGCGGCGGTGCGGAGGGAGTTCTCCTGAGCCAAGGCACCTCGGCCGGTGGCTATTCCCTGTTCATCAAGGACGGGCTGCTGCACTACGTGCACAACTACGTCGGCAGGGAGCTGTTCCGGGTCTCGTCGTCCGAGCTGGTGCCGACCGGTGAGCACGAGCTCCGCTTCGAGTTCGAACCGACCGACAAGCCCGATCTTCCGAACGGGAAGGGCTCGCCCGGACACCTGCAGCTCTACATCGACGGAGCGCTCGTGGCCGCCGCGGACGCCGCCGTGACGACGCCGTTCGTCTTCAACCCCGGCAACCTCACCTGTGGAGCCAATCCGGGCTCGCCGGTCACCCCGGAGTACGCGACGCCGTTCAAGTTCACCGGCACGCTGCACAAGGTGACCGTGGACGTCAGTGGCGATCTCATCGAGGACCCGGAGTCCGAGCTGCGGGTTCACCTGGCACGGCAGTAG
- a CDS encoding cation:proton antiporter domain-containing protein, translating into MTEATFAVLALLILAWAVTSDLLARVNITGPLVFTVAGFVLGNPDWGPLPVHVEAPSVHLLAELTLALLLFSDASRVNLPKLKRDINLPVRLLGIGLPLSVIVGSLLAAWLFDDFTWALAGFVGATLAPTDAALSAQVVNDQRIPLRLRRALNVESGLNDGIVTPIVTFTLAVAAGQLGTAHEDEASTHGSGALLELAVGLGVGLVVGLGSGKLLTYGSRHVWISTGARRLGTFAAALSSFALAVAFSGNGFIAAFVAGIAFRAGLDEEVVDADNVIELPELVGEILAFAVWFLFGAALVPIVVHNFDLPLVAYAVLSLTVVRIVPVALALLGKGLDSRTVIFVGWFGPRGLASVVFALLAIEELGDNALVERAVAAVALTVLLSVVLHGISAGPLGRRYVRLEQAEDGPGPGPRSRRSPHHHRHRDLP; encoded by the coding sequence GTGACAGAGGCCACGTTCGCAGTGCTCGCGTTGCTCATCCTTGCGTGGGCGGTCACTTCGGACCTCTTGGCCCGGGTGAACATCACCGGTCCATTGGTCTTCACCGTTGCCGGCTTCGTGCTGGGCAACCCGGACTGGGGACCCCTCCCGGTGCACGTGGAGGCCCCATCGGTCCATCTGCTGGCCGAGCTGACCCTCGCGTTGCTGTTGTTCTCGGACGCCTCCAGAGTCAACCTGCCCAAACTGAAACGGGACATCAACCTGCCCGTGCGTCTGCTGGGCATCGGACTTCCGCTCTCGGTGATCGTCGGCTCACTCCTGGCGGCCTGGCTCTTCGACGATTTCACCTGGGCCCTCGCGGGCTTCGTGGGCGCCACGCTGGCTCCCACCGACGCCGCTCTCAGCGCCCAGGTCGTCAACGACCAACGGATACCTCTGCGGCTGCGTCGCGCACTGAACGTGGAGAGCGGACTCAACGACGGCATCGTGACACCGATCGTCACCTTCACGCTCGCGGTTGCCGCGGGACAACTCGGGACAGCGCACGAGGACGAGGCCTCCACACACGGGAGCGGGGCGCTGTTGGAGCTCGCGGTCGGCCTCGGAGTCGGCCTCGTGGTCGGGCTCGGAAGCGGCAAGCTCTTGACCTACGGTTCCCGCCACGTCTGGATCAGCACCGGCGCGCGGCGGCTCGGCACGTTCGCCGCCGCGCTCAGCAGCTTCGCCCTGGCCGTCGCCTTCAGCGGCAACGGCTTCATCGCGGCGTTCGTGGCCGGCATCGCCTTCCGCGCGGGGCTCGACGAGGAGGTCGTCGACGCGGACAACGTCATCGAGCTGCCGGAACTCGTCGGCGAGATCCTGGCGTTCGCGGTCTGGTTCCTGTTCGGCGCCGCGCTGGTGCCGATCGTCGTGCACAACTTCGACCTGCCGCTCGTCGCGTACGCCGTACTGAGCCTGACCGTGGTCCGCATCGTTCCGGTCGCCCTGGCCCTGCTCGGGAAGGGGTTGGACAGCCGTACCGTCATCTTCGTGGGATGGTTCGGACCCCGTGGTCTCGCTTCGGTGGTCTTCGCGTTGCTGGCCATCGAAGAACTCGGCGACAACGCGTTGGTGGAACGCGCCGTCGCCGCAGTCGCTCTCACCGTGCTGCTGAGCGTCGTACTGCACGGGATCTCGGCCGGCCCGCTCGGACGTCGTTACGTCAGGCTCGAGCAAGCAGAGGACGGTCCGGGTCCCGGACCTCGATCACGACGTTCCCCACATCACCACCGCCATCGCGACCTACCCTGA
- a CDS encoding DUF7144 family membrane protein codes for MAAKKGGAVMTGIVVFAGALLMVIGLVNVFQGFVALFSDERLVLTPSKLVVVDVTGLGWILLIFGLLLMAVGAGLLVAQTWARITAILLVCLHAVVQILWLGAYPVWALLMIALDTVVLFALTARWSGVRDQLGGVGDAPWSKDEEAELTAAERRRPPL; via the coding sequence ATGGCTGCGAAAAAGGGCGGGGCGGTCATGACCGGCATCGTCGTGTTCGCCGGCGCGCTGCTGATGGTGATCGGATTGGTCAACGTTTTCCAGGGATTCGTTGCGCTGTTCTCCGACGAGCGTCTGGTGCTCACGCCGAGCAAGCTCGTCGTCGTGGACGTGACCGGCTTGGGATGGATCCTGCTGATCTTCGGATTGTTGCTGATGGCTGTCGGTGCCGGTCTGCTCGTGGCGCAGACCTGGGCCAGGATCACCGCGATCCTGCTCGTCTGCCTGCACGCTGTGGTGCAGATCCTCTGGCTCGGCGCCTACCCGGTCTGGGCGTTGCTGATGATCGCGCTGGACACCGTTGTGCTGTTCGCGCTGACCGCCCGGTGGTCCGGCGTACGCGACCAGCTCGGAGGAGTGGGCGACGCGCCATGGAGCAAGGACGAGGAAGCCGAGCTCACAGCCGCCGAGCGGCGCAGGCCTCCCCTCTGA
- a CDS encoding bestrophin-like domain, with the protein MNLVWAALVTVLATAVTVTTMLLVRRRAPEGSYFSDGDRASGVFGVLATGFSVLLGFIIFLSFTSYDQSRAGAESEATIVAQQVQTAQFLPGNAKAELTGELMCYARSVAGTEWDALDTGTLGNSINPWGVEMFRTISAVDPRTPVEQSAYDRWMDQTAEREQARIDRVHGAEGIIPTPLWLVLAVISVVIFGYLLFFADPAEGPVTQGLLMGSVTVVITLLLFLLVFFDHPHGDGVGRLQPTAMVRTIGLIDTQLKVVGLTVTPPCDDHGNRR; encoded by the coding sequence ATGAATCTCGTCTGGGCTGCTCTGGTCACTGTCCTCGCGACCGCGGTCACCGTCACGACAATGCTCCTCGTGCGCAGGCGGGCGCCGGAGGGCAGCTACTTCAGTGACGGTGACCGCGCCTCGGGTGTCTTCGGTGTGCTGGCGACCGGGTTCTCCGTGCTACTCGGTTTCATCATCTTCCTGTCGTTCACGTCGTACGACCAGTCGCGGGCCGGTGCCGAGTCCGAGGCGACGATCGTTGCGCAGCAGGTTCAGACGGCCCAGTTCCTGCCCGGCAACGCGAAGGCGGAGCTCACCGGCGAGCTGATGTGCTACGCACGGTCCGTGGCCGGGACCGAGTGGGACGCTTTGGATACGGGCACGCTCGGGAACTCCATCAACCCTTGGGGGGTGGAGATGTTCCGAACGATCTCGGCCGTCGACCCGCGGACGCCGGTCGAGCAGTCGGCGTACGACCGCTGGATGGACCAGACCGCCGAACGGGAACAGGCGCGCATCGACAGGGTGCACGGGGCCGAGGGAATCATCCCGACACCCTTGTGGCTGGTCCTGGCGGTCATCTCCGTGGTGATCTTCGGGTACCTGCTGTTCTTCGCCGACCCGGCCGAGGGGCCGGTGACGCAGGGCCTGCTGATGGGCAGCGTGACGGTGGTCATCACGCTCCTGCTGTTCCTGCTCGTGTTCTTCGACCATCCGCACGGCGACGGGGTGGGCAGGCTGCAACCGACCGCGATGGTGCGAACCATCGGCCTGATCGACACCCAGCTCAAGGTGGTCGGACTCACCGTGACACCTCCGTGTGACGATCATGGCAACCGGCGCTGA
- a CDS encoding DUF6325 family protein, giving the protein MTVNIDELGPVDWIVLEFPETKLTGEIAPILTDYVDKGLIRILDLLFLIKDVDGSVEAFEAADLDESAIGQLRTFETAVAMLLSEQDVEDLAVTIEPGSSAAVLVWENLWAAPFGTAVRHAGGQLVASGRIPIQAVIAAIEADAEETEEIKKA; this is encoded by the coding sequence ATGACTGTCAACATCGATGAGCTGGGTCCGGTCGACTGGATCGTCCTCGAATTCCCGGAGACGAAGCTGACCGGAGAGATCGCACCGATCCTCACCGACTACGTCGACAAAGGCCTGATCCGGATCCTCGATCTGCTGTTCCTGATCAAGGACGTGGATGGCAGCGTCGAGGCATTCGAGGCAGCTGATCTGGACGAGAGCGCGATCGGGCAGCTGCGGACTTTCGAGACCGCGGTCGCGATGCTGCTCAGCGAGCAGGACGTCGAGGACCTGGCCGTGACCATCGAACCCGGCAGCTCGGCCGCCGTGCTCGTCTGGGAGAACCTGTGGGCCGCGCCGTTCGGTACTGCAGTGCGGCACGCCGGCGGTCAACTGGTCGCCAGCGGACGCATCCCGATCCAGGCTGTGATCGCCGCCATCGAGGCCGACGCCGAAGAGACCGAAGAGATCAAGAAGGCCTAG
- a CDS encoding carboxymuconolactone decarboxylase family protein has product MSDLATSETPVLDLLERMTVDSVATSTLDAHSIALVRLAALVASDAPAVSYALNLAVDAEIGLDAEDVRGVLAAIAPIAGTSRVAAATGRIAMALEVAIEVASAGLGDEPATLN; this is encoded by the coding sequence ATGTCGGACCTCGCCACCTCCGAAACCCCCGTTCTCGACCTCCTGGAGCGCATGACCGTCGATTCCGTGGCCACGTCGACCCTCGACGCGCACTCCATCGCCCTCGTCCGGCTGGCCGCCCTGGTCGCCAGCGACGCACCGGCCGTGTCCTACGCCCTGAACCTGGCCGTCGATGCCGAGATCGGCCTCGACGCCGAGGACGTTCGCGGCGTCCTCGCGGCCATCGCACCCATTGCCGGAACCTCGCGGGTCGCCGCGGCGACAGGCCGCATCGCGATGGCACTCGAAGTCGCCATCGAGGTGGCGTCAGCAGGTCTGGGTGACGAACCGGCGACGCTGAACTGA
- a CDS encoding DUF2252 domain-containing protein has product MPTTVEHLTLDERKARGVAARTRAMPDSHAGWKPAADRPDPVALIEEQNLRRDADLVPVRHGRMMASPFTFYRGAARIMAADLAETPTSGLHVQLCGDAHLSNFGVFASPERNLVFDINDFDETLPGPFEYDVKRLAASLMVAAQNNGCSESDARAITKACATSYRETMAEFATIKTLDVWYAHLAEDQIKQSVSEFLAGSDGKGKGSKKGKHKGTRELDGMSGLSSKEAKQARKRFEKNAQKSHSRTSDQALSKLGEEVDGRYRIVSVPPVIVPVRDLHTAYGVAPGELEEVVFSLFRDYRSTLRLDLRQLLERFEIVDWARKVVGVGSVGTRAFVVLLQGRDGGDPLFLQVKEATRSVLEGTLRKSAFKQPGERVVQGQRLMQANSDIFLGWSKGVQADRYFYWRQLRDMKGSALVELMAPAELAFYARTCGWTLARAHARSGDPVSIAAYLGEDDAFDKSITDFSERYAAQNDQDFADFAKAIASNRIEAIQDV; this is encoded by the coding sequence ATGCCGACGACAGTTGAACATCTGACTCTGGACGAGCGGAAGGCACGCGGCGTCGCGGCTCGCACCCGGGCGATGCCGGACAGTCACGCCGGGTGGAAGCCCGCTGCGGACCGGCCGGACCCGGTCGCACTCATCGAGGAGCAGAACCTCAGGCGGGACGCGGATCTGGTTCCGGTCCGGCACGGCCGCATGATGGCCTCGCCGTTCACCTTCTACCGCGGTGCCGCCAGGATCATGGCGGCCGACCTTGCCGAGACACCCACGTCCGGTCTCCACGTCCAGCTGTGTGGTGACGCCCACCTGTCGAACTTCGGGGTCTTCGCCTCGCCGGAGCGAAACCTGGTGTTCGACATCAACGACTTCGACGAGACCCTTCCGGGCCCCTTCGAGTACGACGTCAAACGCCTGGCCGCGAGTCTCATGGTCGCGGCACAGAACAACGGCTGCTCGGAGTCGGACGCTCGCGCGATCACGAAGGCCTGTGCCACCTCCTACCGGGAGACGATGGCCGAGTTCGCCACCATCAAGACGCTCGACGTCTGGTACGCCCACCTCGCCGAGGACCAGATCAAGCAGTCGGTGTCCGAATTCCTGGCCGGCTCCGACGGCAAAGGCAAGGGATCCAAGAAAGGTAAGCACAAAGGTACTCGCGAGCTGGACGGTATGAGCGGGCTGTCGTCGAAGGAGGCGAAGCAGGCCCGGAAGCGCTTCGAGAAGAACGCACAGAAGTCGCACTCGCGGACCAGCGATCAGGCCCTGTCCAAGCTCGGCGAAGAGGTCGACGGGCGCTACCGCATCGTCAGCGTCCCGCCGGTGATCGTCCCGGTGCGCGACCTCCATACGGCGTACGGCGTCGCGCCTGGGGAGCTCGAGGAAGTCGTCTTCAGCCTGTTCCGTGACTACCGGTCCACGCTTCGGCTCGACCTTCGACAACTACTGGAGCGCTTCGAGATCGTCGACTGGGCGCGCAAGGTCGTCGGCGTCGGCAGTGTCGGAACGCGAGCGTTCGTCGTCCTCCTGCAGGGCCGTGACGGCGGCGATCCGCTGTTCCTCCAGGTCAAGGAGGCCACCAGATCGGTGCTCGAAGGGACCTTGCGCAAGAGCGCGTTCAAGCAGCCGGGCGAGCGAGTGGTCCAGGGCCAGCGACTCATGCAGGCCAACAGCGACATCTTCCTGGGCTGGTCCAAAGGTGTTCAGGCGGACCGCTACTTCTACTGGCGCCAACTGCGCGACATGAAGGGCTCCGCACTCGTGGAGCTGATGGCACCCGCGGAGCTGGCCTTCTACGCCCGCACCTGCGGGTGGACCCTGGCCCGTGCACACGCACGATCCGGAGACCCGGTTTCCATCGCTGCCTACCTCGGCGAAGACGACGCCTTCGACAAGTCGATCACCGACTTCTCCGAACGCTACGCCGCCCAGAACGACCAGGACTTCGCGGACTTCGCCAAAGCCATCGCATCGAACCGGATCGAGGCCATCCAGGACGTCTGA
- a CDS encoding SulP family inorganic anion transporter, whose translation MNLVPEPLRGYQRSWLARDIIAGLTLSAVAIPEVMGYTSIAGTPIVTGLYTIIFPTLIFALLGSSRLLVVGADSATAAVLAAGLTGLGIAGVTPGSPDWLAFAALTALVCGGLLIVARLLRLGFIGDFLSASVLIGFLTGVGIQVLSGQIPDLLGIPKGKGGWFEQQWHWITSLSSISPGTFAFGLATIVIIQLFKRFIPVVPGAIVAVVLLTSISALADAGAHGVAVVGAVQGGFPPIGLPSGLSWSDVSKVLPTALSCSVLIIAQSAATSRSFAFKHGDAVDINRDIVGLSGASLAAGLSGTFVVNGSPTKTQILDEQKGHTQLANLTMAAVVLLFTLFFTGLLADMPKAVLAGIVFLIGVSLIDLPGLQRLWRRRRNEFVVALITAVTVFAVGVEQGIILAVVLSLLDLVRRQYTPGDFVIGQNQAGEPTYLPALPGTQSLPGLVVFRYDAELFYANANRFADQLESIISAAPDPVRWVALDCGAIDDIDYSAGVTLANLVNYTRARHARFVLVRPDTRLLATLRAYGTLDAIGEDNIFPTLADAFHAYRAGSSLAGDDSAPGPEQS comes from the coding sequence ATGAACCTTGTCCCCGAGCCCCTGCGTGGATACCAACGGTCGTGGCTGGCTCGCGACATCATCGCCGGTCTGACATTGTCGGCCGTGGCGATCCCCGAGGTGATGGGGTACACGTCCATCGCCGGTACGCCGATCGTGACCGGGCTCTACACGATCATCTTCCCCACCCTGATCTTCGCCCTGCTGGGCTCTTCGCGGCTGCTCGTCGTAGGCGCAGATTCGGCCACCGCCGCGGTGCTGGCCGCGGGCCTGACCGGTCTCGGCATCGCCGGAGTCACGCCCGGATCGCCTGACTGGCTTGCCTTCGCCGCTCTCACCGCACTGGTCTGCGGCGGTCTGCTGATCGTGGCCCGGCTGCTGCGGCTCGGCTTCATCGGAGACTTCCTGAGCGCGTCGGTGCTGATCGGGTTCCTCACCGGCGTCGGCATCCAGGTGCTGTCGGGGCAGATTCCGGACCTGCTCGGCATCCCGAAGGGGAAAGGCGGCTGGTTCGAACAGCAGTGGCACTGGATCACCTCGCTGTCCTCGATCAGTCCCGGTACGTTCGCCTTCGGGCTGGCCACGATCGTGATCATCCAGCTCTTCAAGCGCTTCATCCCGGTTGTTCCCGGCGCCATCGTCGCCGTCGTACTGCTGACCAGCATCTCCGCTCTGGCCGACGCCGGCGCACACGGCGTCGCCGTGGTGGGTGCCGTGCAGGGCGGGTTCCCGCCGATCGGCCTGCCGTCCGGCCTCTCCTGGTCGGACGTGTCCAAGGTGCTGCCGACCGCGCTGTCCTGCTCGGTGCTCATCATCGCCCAGAGCGCCGCCACCTCTCGCAGCTTCGCGTTCAAACACGGAGACGCCGTCGACATCAACCGCGACATCGTGGGGCTCAGCGGCGCCAGCCTCGCCGCCGGGCTCAGCGGCACCTTCGTGGTCAACGGCAGCCCGACCAAGACCCAGATCCTCGACGAGCAGAAAGGACACACTCAGCTCGCCAACCTGACGATGGCGGCCGTCGTGCTGCTGTTCACGCTGTTCTTCACCGGGCTGCTGGCGGACATGCCCAAGGCGGTGCTCGCCGGGATCGTTTTCCTCATCGGCGTCAGCCTGATCGACCTGCCCGGCCTCCAGCGGCTGTGGAGGCGACGCAGGAACGAGTTCGTGGTGGCTCTCATCACGGCGGTGACCGTCTTCGCCGTCGGCGTCGAGCAGGGCATCATCCTCGCCGTTGTTCTCTCGCTGCTCGATCTCGTCCGGCGGCAGTACACACCGGGCGACTTCGTCATCGGTCAGAACCAGGCCGGCGAGCCGACCTACCTGCCGGCTCTGCCAGGCACGCAGAGCCTGCCCGGGCTCGTGGTCTTCCGCTACGACGCGGAACTGTTCTACGCCAACGCGAACCGCTTCGCCGACCAACTCGAGTCGATCATCTCCGCCGCACCCGATCCGGTCCGCTGGGTAGCGCTGGACTGCGGCGCGATCGACGACATCGACTACTCGGCCGGGGTGACCCTGGCCAACCTCGTCAACTACACCCGGGCTCGGCACGCCCGCTTCGTGCTCGTCCGGCCGGATACCCGACTCCTTGCGACGCTCCGCGCGTACGGGACCCTGGACGCGATCGGCGAGGACAACATCTTCCCGACCCTTGCGGACGCCTTCCACGCCTACCGGGCCGGTTCATCCCTTGCGGGTGACGACTCGGCACCGGGCCCCGAACAAAGCTGA